CCCCCTTTTGACTcccccacctcttccacatgttagagggggattttccactggtggcagatgacagagaCTGTGACACACTCAGACCGGTGTAAAACCAAACTAAATAAAGACTTTATTTCAAAACAGCAAAGCTAgtgggtgtttttcctgcaggcagagtacaaactgcagcttttctccttttgtagcCATGGCCAGCTGCACCCAATTAGCCCAGAGCTCacaaaaactgttcttaaaggtacaaactTGTTTCTGTGCAGAATGTCTCCCAACACCACACacgctcctttttaaaaaaaaaaattggtcaaGCACGTAAAACTGAGATTGTGTAAGTTAAGTGCATAAGCTGTGAGTCTGTGTTTGGGCAGTATTGGAGGGGAAGGAGCAAGGCTCGTTCTGTGTGTTCTCTGGGTGCATAACCTTGTTTGCTGTTCCTTGTCCCACCAGCTTGAAGAACTGAACCAGCAGGTGGCCCACCTGAGTGGCCAGCAGACCGAGCTGCAGGCAACGGTCCTCCGCCTCGAAGAGGAGAAGCACCTGCTTGAGGCCAGCCTCCAGTCCGAGAGGAGCAGCTTTGAAGCGGAGAAGCGCCAGCTCACAGGCCTGCTCACGGAGCTGCAGAACTCCCTCTCTGAGAGCTCTCGAGGCAAGGAGAAGCTGGAGCAGGATTTGCGTGCCCAGGAGGAGAGCCTGGTCGCTCAGGTCAACGCCCTGACAGCTGAGATTGccaagctgatgggcttcctccACCAGAAGGACCAGGACCTGCTGGTTTTGCAGCAGCAGAAGGGCCAGCTGGCCGAGGACTTGCAGAAGAGCGAGCAGGCCTCCCGGGCAGCCCTTCAGGAGCTGAGCCTCCAGGTGGACCAGCTGACCAGCACGCTGCAGCAGAGCAACCAGAAGCTGACGCAGGTGGAGGCTGCAGGCCAGGAAGCATACAACAAGGCTGCCCAGGAGAAAGAGCTGGCCCTGAGGCAACTCCAGGAGAAGGAGGCAGAACTGTCTACCCTGACCGAGCGGCTGCGTGCTCAGAGTGCCACTTTCACGGAAGCCCAGAGGGAGAAGGCCGATCTGAGCCACAAGGTCCAGGAGCTGGAGGCCAGGATCTTGGCCCTCACCGCCCAGTGCCAGCAGAGTGAGGCCCAAGCAGGAGCTGTGTCGGTGCTGAAAGGCCAGCTTCGTGAGGCACAGCAGAAGCTGGCTGACAAGGAGAAGCTGGCCAAGGAGAACACCCGTCTCCAGGAGCGGCTCCTGATCCTGGAGGAGTCCGTCTGCAACACAGAAGGCATCTTGGAGGATGAGAAGAGGCGGGCGGCCGAGTCCCTGGAGGGCAACCTCCGGCGGATCGCAGAGCTGGAGGAGCAGATTCAGGAACTGAGCAAGCACCGGGACCAGGTCCTGCGGGAGATGGGTGAGGAGAAGGCCCAGAGGCAAGCCCTGGAGCGACAAGTGCAGCAGCTGGGAGAAGCCTCCAGGACCAAGGTGGAGGAGCTGCAGCACCAGATGGCAGAGCTCTCCTCTGTGGCTGCCAAAGGAGACCCAGGGGAGCTGGGGAGGCTTAAGGAGAAGGTCCGAGCGCTGAGCGGGGAGAAGGAGCAGGACCACCTGAGGCTGCAGGCTGAGCAGCAGAAGGTGGCAGAACTGGAGGCTCAGGTGAAGCACCTGAACAGCACGCACCAAGGAGCACTGGCTGAGCTCCAGGCGGACTTGGCTCGTGCCACGTCGCAGGTCAAGGAGAAGAAGGGCACAGAGGACCAGCTCCGGGCAGAGATCGCCTCtctgcaggagaaggtggctgtgGCTCAGAAGGAGGCTGCCCAGAGCCTGGCCAAAGGGAAGAAGGAGGGGCATGAAGCAGCCCAGGCGCTGGAAGTTGTCACCAGGGAGCTGGCTGAGGAGAAGCGCAAGGTAGCCGAGCTGGAGGCTCAAGTGAGGCTGGCAGGGGATCAGAGCCATAAGGACCTGAGTGCAGCTGAGTCCAGCCTCTCTAGCACCAGGGCAGCCCTGAAGGAGAAGGAGCGCGAGACAGAGAAGCTGTCTGGCCAGCTGAAGTCCCTGAAGGCCAAGCTGGAAGAGGCctcccagcagcagaagcaggagcTGGCCCTGCACAAGGAGGAAACCAAGCGGCTGGCGGGCCAGGAGGAACGGGCCAGGGCGGAACTGGCCGCTGAGAAAGTCAGCAAGGCAGCCCTGGAGGTGCAGCTGCAGAACGTCACCAACGAGCACCGAGTGGAAGTCTCTGGGCTCCAGGAGGAGGTAGCCAGGGCCCAGGAGCTGGTTGGGGAGAAAGAGCGGGAGCTGGAGGAGTTGCGCCTCAAGAACATCTCCCGCAGCGAGGAGCTAAGGGACCTGCAGAAGACGGTCAGCAAGCTGAAGGGGGAACTGGCCTCCGCTGAGGCCCTGAAGGAGAGGGCTGCCAAGATGGAGAGTGAGCTGCAAGGGTTCCTGGAGGCAGCCCGGACCCAAAAGGCCGAGATGGACAGCATCAAGTCGATGATGCACTCCAAGGACGCCTCCCTCAAGAGCCTGGAGGAGCAGAagcggcagcaggagcaggagtccACCTCCAGCCGAGAGCTCTACCAGGGGCAGCTGAAGGAGTGTGAGGCTCTCCGCGCGCAGGTGGAGAGGCTGGAGAAGCAGTGCAAGGAGCAGCAGATCACCGTTGCCCGGCTGGAGAAGGTGGCAGCCGCCTCTGAGCGGGAGCAGCAGGTGGAGGCGGAGGCTTTGAAGCGGGAGGTGGCGCAGCACAAGGAGAGGGCCGCGGAGCAGGAGCAGCTTCTGGAGGCGTCCAAGTCCAGTCTAGAGAAGCTGAAGAGGGAGCTCCACGacaaaggaaaggagctggcCCAGAGCAGAGAGGCAGCATCCCGAGCCGAGAAGGAGCTAGTCGCCCTACGTGCCGCAGCCCAGGAGAAGAGCAAGTCTGAGGAGAGCTGGAAGGAGCAGCTGTCACGCTGTGCCCAGGAATCGGAGCGCCAGGCCAGCATCATCAGCAGCATGGAGAAGGAGACCTCCATCATGCAAAGGCAgcagctggagaaggagggggagatcAAGGACCTGAGGCGACTGGCCCTGGCTGAGTCCGAGAAGAGCAAGAAGCTGGAGGAGAGGCTGCGGATCCTGCAGTCGGAAATGGCCACCGCCGCTTCCCGGGCAGCTGAGAGGTGCTCAACCATGAAAGCCGAAGCGCAGAGCTCCCAGGAGCAGGCCGAGAAGCTTCGGGTGGCGGTGGAGGCCCTGAAGAAGGAGCAGAGCGCTGCCTCCAAGCGGCAGGAGGACCTCTGCAAGGAGCTTAAGTCCTGGCAGGAGAAGGCCTTCCAGAAGGAGCAGCAGCTCTCCGCCCAGCAGCAGGAGTTTGCAGGGGCCCAGGCCCTGATCGCAGAGCTGATGCCCATCAAGTGCCTCTACCAGCAGCTGCAGGCGGAGCAGGCCTCGCAGGAGAGCAAGCACCGTGAGAAGCTGGAGCAGATGCAGAGCGCCGCTGGCCTCCTGCAGGCGGAGCTGGCCAGGGCCAAGCTGGAGCAGGCAGAGCTGCAGGCGGTGAAGGAGAGGCTCCTGGAGCGGGAGCGGGCCATTCAGCAGCTGCAGGCGGAGAAGGCCAGCTACGCGGGGCAGCTGGCCGCCCTCCAGCAGGGCCAGGCGCAGCTGGCCGAGGAGAACCGGGGGCTGCAGCACCTGCCGGCAGAGCTGGCCCAGACCAAGAAGCAGCACGCGCGGGAGATGGAGTTGGTCAGGCTCGACTCGGAGAAGCGGGTGGCCGCCATGAAGCGGGTGCTCGAGGACACCCAGAAGAAGTACGAGGAGAGCAAGCAGAGGCAGCTGGTGCAGGTAAGGCCCCACACGGGATTCGGttgctttggggggtgggggttgcccAGGGGCTACCCTAGGTAGCTGCATCTCCCCAGCCCACCCTGTGGTTTCTTTGCCTTCTTGAAACAGGGTGGAGGGGTTGGGGGCAAAGCTCATCCTCTTTGCGCCCCCTCCCACTTCGTCCCTACTCCCTTGCTTCACCTGGGGGCAGCCCTGCCTCTGGAGATTAGGCGGATGGAGTAAATGGTGTGGGATCTGGCCTAGATTTGCCCGCTGGACAGAAAATGATGGTGGCTCTTAATGGTTTTCCATGCTGCTTAGAAATTCTGGTTCCAGTTCGCTTAATGAAGGGGACAGCTCTGCAGGGCCACCCTTGAGAGACGGAAGCATCTCTCTCAGGATTGGATGAGGTTGCAAGAcacctgggggtgggggcgcACCTTGCTGCATTCTGTATAGTGCAGTCCAGATAGAGGGAATGTGCAGAAGCAAGATGTGGCCTGAAAGGCTCAGCAGACCTTATTTGGCTCATGGGGTGCATCTTGAGCAATGGGGACCCTCCTTCCATCTCTAGCcctctagaacatgggtaggcaaactaaggaccgggggccggatcctgcccaatcatcttctaaatccggcccacgggcggtccgggaatcatcgtgtttttacatgagtagaatgtgttcttttatttaaaatgtatctctggattatttgtggggcataggaatttgttcaccccccccaaaaaaaaaaaatatagtcctgctccccacaaggtctgagggacagtggaccggccccctgctgaaaaagtttgctgacccctgatctagaactTTGGGGTCTGCAGTAGGCCAGTAGTAGATACTTTCCCTGAAAGTTGAAGCATGCAAGTTAACAAAGGGGGTGCTGTTGTCCAGGAGCCATGTTTGCTTGAGATGCTGGCTATATGTTATGCTTGAATGGGCTCCCTTTTGCTCCTGCATGTACGCAGTGTTCTAGCATTGCCCCTCCAGGTTCCACAAGTCTTCTCCtctgatttatatactgccctctcAGCTCTGAGCCTCTGGGGAAGGGATGAGCAACACCCTCTCGGTCTGGATTGGGTTGGCAGTTGAGCTCCCACCCTTGCCACAAGTTGCCCCAGCTGCTTTTTGTGGTGTTTTCACGTCTGCCTTCAttgcttccccctcccacccacccaccccccaatcctACAGGTGGAGCAGCTAGAGGTATATCAGAAAGAGCGAGCTAATGCATGCCAGGTAATGCATGCCAGGTGTCAGCTGCTTAAACGGTGACAGTGCATGacgtagctgctgctgctgcttcccctccaTCATGGCTGCCATCTCCTCTTGTGAACTGTTTGCAATGGGGGCTTACGGAGGACAAGTAATAAGGCCGCCGCCACCCTCGGTTGGGGGCTGTGTGGGAAAACAGGGCTTCACAATACCTCTCTAAAACGCTGCACCTTATGCCCAGATGCCTCCTCACACAGGTCAGCAAAACTTTTGTTCTCTTACTTTGACAAAAAAATTTACTTGGCAAGAGCAGAAAGCACACAAATCCTGTCCTTTGCACCAAAGGCAAGACTGTCCATAGCTATGTGGCAAGCCAAGGCTTGCAAAGGAAGTCGCGCCAGCAGGCAGCAAAGTCAGTCGACTTGGGATTGTTGCCCTTCCAGCAGGTCTCCCAGTAATAGTAGTATGAGggcttgctacacacacacacacacacacacacacacaccgtttttTGTTGCCCTCCCCTTTAAAGATCTCCTTGGTGCCTCTTTTTCTGATAGCACCACAGTACAGCACCACATGCATCCTCTTGCGCCCTCTCATCCCAACACCTGGGAAGCCTTGGGAGCAGCTTGGGGCGTACCAGTTACTTGCCCTGTAGAATTTCCCACTTCTCTTTGTAACTCCTGGTGGAGCAACCTGCTGGaagaggccaatggcccatctagtccaccttCCTGTTCCCAGTGTGGCCAAGCAGGTGCCTCAAAGGGAAACCCCCtcacaggatttgagcacaagagcaactctcccctcctgcagtttccagcaagtgctgctgcctccagctgtggaggcagagcatagccaccaggGGCTAGTAGCCATGGGGAAccttttctcctccatgaatttatctgatCCTCGTTCAAAGCTATCTAGGCTGGTGGCCATGACTGCTTCCTGGGGGAGTGAGTTTCATTATTTAGCTATGTGctgcgcgacggggtgagctcccgttgctgtgtcccagctcctgccaacctagcagttcgaaagcacaccagtgcaagtagataaataggtaccactgcggcgggaaggtaaacggtgtttctttGCGCTCCAGCTTCTGCCAccgtgtcccattgtgccagaagtggtttagtcctgctggccacatgacccggaaagctgtctgtggacaaatgccggctccctcggcctgaaagtgagatgagagccgcaaccccatagtcacctttgactggtcttaaccatccaggggttctttgcCTACCTTTACCTGCATCTGGAGCACTgtctccagttctgggcaccactttTTAAGACTGGACTGCGCCAAGAGGGGAGTAGCCATATGAAGCCAGAGGTGCCCTATGCCTTGAGCAGCAGAGAGTAGAACTTGATGATCTCCGGGGTCCTTTCCCGCTCCAGCTGCTGCATCTTTTGGCATTCTGTCTTCCCCATCTCCTTCCTGTATTTTCCTTTGGTATAGGAGAGAATCTCTGTGAATGATACTGCTCTCGGGAGGGGAGACCTTGAGCTCCAGGCAGAGTGCAGGGTCTGCAACGCAGGGGGGCCAGCCCTCTAACCTTCAGGGTTACCAGGAGCTAAAAGCACCACCACCTCTCTTAGCCATCTGCAAGCATGGTTGCACCTGAAGACAAGTCCACCCCTCACCCCTGTGTTTTAAAGCCCTTCATTAAGAGCAAACCAGCTTAAACTAGAATCCCCTGAAACGACCCCCTCCACTTCAGAAACCCTCTTGGATTCTAACCTTCAACGTTTCCGTGGATCCCTGATGCTCCCTTACCCCCAAGTGCACGAGAGGCAAACAGTTGGCAATGGAGACCCTGCTTTGGGGTTGCTGGGGAGACCTGGAGGTGGGAAATGCAGGACGGTGGGCGTGGCTAATTAACTTCCGGCATCACTTTCATCGCATgtcagagcatctgcttgcaGCACGCTCCAGCTCTTCTGCTTGTAGAGAGCTGCTCTTCCTGGGAAGCTGCTAACCCCCATGCACCATTTCTGCTCTGAAGCCCACTGACCCAACCCTGCAACTGGAATGCGGTGTTTGCGCAGCATAGACGTGTCGGTGGAGGGTTGGAGGCTGCTCTGGCgcgctcgctgctgctgctgttgcttccagGAAGCTTTTGCAGGGGCAGAATGTTTAGGACAGGGGCTCCAGTGACAGTGATGCTTCCTGGGTGGAAGGGAACCTGTCGGAGGGTGTGCCTGGAATGTGGGTATGCCTGGAATGTGCTTCCAGGCATAGAGGACTCTCGCCTGCTGCATGCAGTTCTTTCTGTGTTCCTCTTGAGTAACTCTTGAGGGTCTGTGGCATTTGACAGAATTCAGACCATGGCATCATGGTTGCAAAAAGAAGCTTGAAAAAGGTGTGTAGTTCTGGGGGAAATGCCCTCAGTCtcagggaggctgagcagtgCTTGCATTGAATTGGGGCCTCACAGCTGTTTTCCTCCTAGCAATCAGAGTCGTTATCCAAAAACACATTCAGTGACCTATTAGTGTTGCTTTTACCAGGTGCAGAACTTggccctcccccctctttctttctttctcacggGGCTTGACTTACTAGAGAAGTGTTTGATGCTGAAGGGGCCAAGCTGAGTAACATAGACAGCGCCAGATTCCTCCTTCCAACCCCCAAACTGGATAAAGTGGTCAGTCCTGAGATGTCCTAAACTGTGACTCTCTGATGTcttgctcatagaatcatagaccccaaagggtcatctagtccaatctgctgcaatgcaggagtcacagcttTTGGTAAAAGGGGGAGACTTCCTTGGCCTCCTGCCAGCCAGTCCTTTTCTAGGCCAGTACAGCAGGTTTAGGAGGGGGACAGAGATTGCGGAATGGGTGGCTCTGTGCAGAGCCATGGGGTGCAGAGCCTCAAAGAACCAGGAGGGAGTGGCTGAACAGCGCTTtgagcaggagggggaggggttggaataactattctctctctcttctccccccccctttcctttccagctGGAGGAGCTGAAGCAGAAGTACGCTCAGCAGGAGAAGGTCACTCAAGCCCAGCAGCAGAGAGCCCAGGTGAGCTTCCAGGGATGGAGCCTGGAGAGAGTTCTCCTAGTGCAGAGGTTCCCAAGCTTTTGGGGGGCACTGTCCCATTGGCTTCATAAATCCATCCCcagatccccaccccaccctacaaAAAGCATTCAgaatagtccaggggtcagcaacccgcggctccggagccgcatgtggctcttttacacctttgccgcggctccggggcggatactagtgaggggaggaggcgcattgtgtgctccgacactccccactgttttaaatgttgcaatggttttgcggctcccagttttttcttcttcggtccaagtggctctttttgtcttaaaggttgcagacccctgcactagtctAATCCCCTGCAATCAAGGGCAAGGGGAATCAGGGAAGATAATAACAAGAAATGTGAAACAGTAACAGTtaattgcatttccccccaaaatccaaTTAAAGCTATTTAGTTTTCACcgatgccagcttttcaaagacAAGGGGTGGAAAGGACCCTTGTAAGTCCTCAGTAGAGCAACCTCACTCAGCTGGTGCAAGAGTCatggggaagaaagaaaacaattacCCTCTCTGGCACTGTAAGGGAATATCTGGGTCTCTCCTCAGCAGGTGCATGAAGAAGAGCTTAAACACCAGAATGAGAAGATCTTGGATCTCCAGTCTCAAGTGGCCCAGAAGGAACAAGCTGCTGAGCATTACAAGACACAGGTAGAAAAGGGGGAGCTGGTTCCCTCTGGGGCAGAagtgtggggtgggagggaagagaacCATCACCCTGGCTTCTACCCTGTATTAAACAGTCACAGTTAAGGCAAGCACTAAGAAAAGAAGTTCTGCCATTATAGGCCTCAAAATTCCATAGCTTACAAAAATGGCAGCCGTTGAACAAACTGGCATATAAGACCTGCATGATGAGGTTTGCAAATGTGGGTGTGTGGAGGGTAAGTACACTTTGTGACGTTGCACAACGACATGGCTGAGCAAGGGTCTCTTAAGGAAGCACCAGCCTTGGCTTCCGATGTCCCGGCTTTGCGGGAAATTGCCTCAAGTCTGGTCTTAAACTGGCAGGTGTTGTGCTTGACGGGTGCCTCACTTTTCCTCGCCCCTCAGATGGAGAAGGCCAAGACCCACTACGATGCAAAGAAGCAACAAAACCAGGAGCTGCTCGAGAGGCTGGGAGTCCTGGAAGAGGTGGAGAGGGAGAACGCGGAGCTGAAGGCCAAATCGGAGCGCCTTATGAAGGAGCAGCAGGATTTGGTGAGGCAGATGCAGGAGGCCCAGCTCACCTCCAAGAACCTCTGCAGCCTCGAGGCACAGGTAGGGCCGAGGGGCGGTGGCTGAGGAGGCAGGGTGCGTGTCCACAGCAGGGCCCAGTCATTTTCATTCcaggccctgccccccccccatctatgcATTTCCTCTTGCAGGAAGGATCTGTGGGGTCCCTAGGGTTTTCTGtaccccagggatggggaacatgtggcccttgcaggtgttgctgggctccaactccctcCTGCTCTAGCCAGGAAGCCAAGGGACCAGGGGTGATGGgcgctggagtccagcaacctctggagatcCATGGGTTCCCATGCTTAGTGTATATATAGCAACATATTTACCTGCAACTGAAGTGAGGTGGACTTGGCCCAGTTCTTACGTAGATGCATGCAAATAAACATTTAATTAGCCCTTTTGGTTCTAGCGGGTCTCTTGACTTCCTTGGTGCGCGGCTTGCTCGTGGCACCCTGCCCCTTACCGTTAACCAACCCAAACGCAGGTGGAGTTTGCAGATCGCCAGCTGCGAGAGCAGGGCAAGTTCCAGCTGGCCACAGATTCATTAAAAAGCCGCATCACCTTCCAGGAAAGCCCAGCCGACGTCAGCACAGACAGCCTGGACATGAGCACCAGCGATGAAGCACAGCCGCTCAACTCCACCAGGTACTGGCCCCCAGCTTAGAAGGCAAGCAGGCGGCTGCAGCAGAGCAGCTCAGCTTCCGTGCCagatttctttcctcctccttctcctcctccttagcTCTTTGATCGGCCATAGAGcagaggtttcccacccttgCAGCTCTAGGACCAATGCATGTTTCCCCAAGGGTGAAGGACTCGCAGGGTCCTTCATTTGGCAGGCCTGACACTGAAGCAACTTTGGAGACATGGGGTGTTGTTGGTGttgctggtgttgttgttgttgttgttggtgttgttgttgttgttgttaattttatccgccacccaactgactgggttgccccagccactttgggctgcttccaacacatTAAGACATCAAACACAgtagtaaaacatcagacattaaacatttctaaaagtcagatagttgtttatttccttgacatctcatgaagggagggcgttccacagtgcgggtaccactactgagaaagccctcggcctggttccctgtaacttcacttctctcagtgagggaaccaccagaaggccctcggaggagacgctccttcaggtattttgggctgaggccgtttagggctttaaaggtcagcaccaacactttgaattgtattaTGAAGACTTCTCAGCTTCCTTGTTCCTGGGAATGTGAAGAGAGGGTTCTGTGGTTGTGGCCTCCCTGCCAGTTTCATGAtccccccccaaatctctctTCACAGCAGGAGGTCTCGCCGTTCCACCTCTGAATCTGGGACAGCAGAGCCGTCCAAGGCTTCCAACCGCCTGCCTCGGAAGGTGGAGTCTCTGGAGAGCCTCTATTTCACGCCCATCCCCACCCGCACAAGGTCCAAACTGGAGAACAGCGTTAACTCCACGGGCGACGTTTCCTTTGAGTCGGGGCGGAAAACACTCTCTGGCCGCCGGCGCACCACACAGGTCATCAACATCACCATGATCAAAGTAATGTGGGGGCCACCTAGGGATGGGAGCCAAGGTGTGgtgatggtggctgtggagatagGTGGCATCCGGGGCTGCTCAAATGTGCATCCTCTGTAGCCAGGTCCGTCATACACTTTTAGCAGCCTGATTCCCTGGGTGTGGGGGCTAGCAGGTGACCCCTGCTGTTAGCGGTGGATTCAGGAGAGACGGGAGCTGCCCTCTTGAGGTGGTTTACTAGAAACAAGGAGTGATGAATCCGAGTTGCCAAATGGTTCAGGGATTTGGAAGAGCTCCAAGACAAGCTCTCCAAGTGGGGTAAACGGGCAGCAAAGTGGCAAATGCACTTCCGTGTAATTGAGTGTAAAATGGTGCATGTCAAGGCAAAAAACACGAGCTTCACCTACGCTCTCGTGGGGTCAGAGTTGACAGCGGTCATGaacgagaccttggggtcatagtggatAGCTTGATGAAGGTGTGGACCAGGTGTGTGGCAGTTGGTAATTGCTAGGGATTCATAGGAAAGGAATTGGAAATAAAACTGCCGGtgccataatgccattatacaaaccTGTGGTGCAACCTCATTTGGGATGCTGTGTACAGAgcctcagaaaggatattgtagagctggaaaaggttcagaaaagggcagcaaaAATAATCTAGGGTTTGGAGCAACTCTCGAGTGAAGAAAGAATGCAGTGTTTGGTGCTTGTTAGCTTACAGGAAAGCCGAGTAAGAGATAGGGGAAGACAGGGCAGAGGCGTCTAATATTCTGTCTGGTGtgatggaggtggagaggagCAGCTTGGCGGGTGGGGGCAGAGTTAAGCAGCACC
The sequence above is a segment of the Podarcis muralis chromosome 4, rPodMur119.hap1.1, whole genome shotgun sequence genome. Coding sequences within it:
- the NUMA1 gene encoding nuclear mitotic apparatus protein 1 isoform X7, which gives rise to MSLHNTRASALLAWVNSLKLDDTLNSLSQLQDCSIFIKIINKIHGSEEGRDPLQQSLPDRVAYVVGFLKKRCKHKSTAQNLVSEEKLLAAEELELAKVVMLLFYYASMSDKIPREWTTVEYDLQAEMAKSLNFMLYNEDCLGENLETFLQKKMPQSSSISSTSSEETTPPRREVHFLKLQKVASSSGLNKLLPGSSASPMGDIMHSPQFQIRKLKKLLEDERENRDELEHELAESRKLVDEKETRILMMKQRIDRLTLLHEKQAADQLESKEMEELREKNESLLMRLHETLKQCQDLKTEKGQMDRKINQLSEENGDLAFRLREFAHVHTELQEAMNELSEEHNTALREWEEQRSRLERELSSALSEKRCLEEKLEILQGKYSLLEDQMAKLRETTSLPEKGEVMGDILKLEELNQQVAHLSGQQTELQATVLRLEEEKHLLEASLQSERSSFEAEKRQLTGLLTELQNSLSESSRGKEKLEQDLRAQEESLVAQVNALTAEIAKLMGFLHQKDQDLLVLQQQKGQLAEDLQKSEQASRAALQELSLQVDQLTSTLQQSNQKLTQVEAAGQEAYNKAAQEKELALRQLQEKEAELSTLTERLRAQSATFTEAQREKADLSHKVQELEARILALTAQCQQSEAQAGAVSVLKGQLREAQQKLADKEKLAKENTRLQERLLILEESVCNTEGILEDEKRRAAESLEGNLRRIAELEEQIQELSKHRDQVLREMGEEKAQRQALERQVQQLGEASRTKVEELQHQMAELSSVAAKGDPGELGRLKEKVRALSGEKEQDHLRLQAEQQKVAELEAQVKHLNSTHQGALAELQADLARATSQVKEKKGTEDQLRAEIASLQEKVAVAQKEAAQSLAKGKKEGHEAAQALEVVTRELAEEKRKVAELEAQVRLAGDQSHKDLSAAESSLSSTRAALKEKERETEKLSGQLKSLKAKLEEASQQQKQELALHKEETKRLAGQEERARAELAAEKVSKAALEVQLQNVTNEHRVEVSGLQEEVARAQELVGEKERELEELRLKNISRSEELRDLQKTVSKLKGELASAEALKERAAKMESELQGFLEAARTQKAEMDSIKSMMHSKDASLKSLEEQKRQQEQESTSSRELYQGQLKECEALRAQVERLEKQCKEQQITVARLEKVAAASEREQQVEAEALKREVAQHKERAAEQEQLLEASKSSLEKLKRELHDKGKELAQSREAASRAEKELVALRAAAQEKSKSEESWKEQLSRCAQESERQASIISSMEKETSIMQRQQLEKEGEIKDLRRLALAESEKSKKLEERLRILQSEMATAASRAAERCSTMKAEAQSSQEQAEKLRVAVEALKKEQSAASKRQEDLCKELKSWQEKAFQKEQQLSAQQQEFAGAQALIAELMPIKCLYQQLQAEQASQESKHREKLEQMQSAAGLLQAELARAKLEQAELQAVKERLLERERAIQQLQAEKASYAGQLAALQQGQAQLAEENRGLQHLPAELAQTKKQHAREMELVRLDSEKRVAAMKRVLEDTQKKYEESKQRQLVQLEELKQKYAQQEKVTQAQQQRAQVHEEELKHQNEKILDLQSQVAQKEQAAEHYKTQMEKAKTHYDAKKQQNQELLERLGVLEEVERENAELKAKSERLMKEQQDLVRQMQEAQLTSKNLCSLEAQVEFADRQLREQGKFQLATDSLKSRITFQESPADVSTDSLDMSTSDEAQPLNSTSRRSRRSTSESGTAEPSKASNRLPRKVESLESLYFTPIPTRTRSKLENSVNSTGDVSFESGRKTLSGRRRTTQVINITMIKKHAEPETPQSADASFLSMQSAGSQSSSSSQEPVKTRLRSASASSTRSLASLPSQESLTRLGTSSPNNTALMSLPGYRPATRSSLRRSQAGGASSGRSSFYMGTCQEEPEVLDEWSRIAELQQRNRICPPHLKTCYPLESRPSLSLATITDEDMKTGDPRETLRRASMLPSQVSEGPATRRSTLSSVAAAGGIATRQQRKRISDESHQAAGTPESKKSASCFPRPQTPKLRSEEHKHSTHAGSKKDKAQAANKQPNRRQSMAFSILNTPKKLGNSLLRRGPNRKVTPKSSPRSSSRRSPRAASSPKGKANSRSTRNSKF